Proteins co-encoded in one Sulfurospirillum arsenophilum NBRC 109478 genomic window:
- the ffh gene encoding signal recognition particle protein, producing MFEVLTDSFRSAINKIRFSDDEKSLKSALENLKKALLKADVHHKIVRDLLRQVEVETKAQGIGQVNFLRSLKTNLTAILTVPGSQGFVFASKPPTTVLMVGLQGSGKTTTTVKLANYLKLKQKKVLVVACDLQRLAAVEQLRQLCSANEIDLYSEDTSANPVAIAKNAMKKAKEGLYDVVLIDTAGRLAIDVELMEQLEAIKKEVTPDEIFYVADSMTGQDAVKSAVTFHEKITLSGVILSKFDGDGKGGVALGIAEQTNVPLRFIGVGEKVADLEHFIPDRIVSRLMGEGDLETLAEKTSAIIDEKQAKALTKKIKKGEFNFNDFLEQMEQMKKLGSMKSLIGMIPGLSQMAGKLQDVDMENSVEMKRIKAMIGSMTKKEREDPELLNNSRKRRIAEGSGLSQVEVNRFLKQFGNAAKMAKKFSGKKGMQDLQNMLSQSKHAHLR from the coding sequence GTGTTTGAGGTTTTAACCGATTCGTTTCGTTCAGCCATCAATAAAATACGTTTCAGTGATGATGAAAAGTCTTTAAAAAGTGCTCTAGAAAATCTTAAAAAAGCGCTTCTCAAAGCAGATGTTCACCATAAAATCGTACGTGATTTATTGCGTCAAGTAGAAGTCGAAACAAAAGCACAAGGAATTGGCCAAGTCAATTTTTTACGCTCTTTAAAAACAAATTTAACCGCAATCTTAACTGTACCAGGATCGCAAGGGTTCGTTTTTGCTTCCAAGCCACCTACAACGGTTTTAATGGTAGGTTTACAAGGAAGTGGTAAAACAACCACAACGGTAAAATTAGCAAATTATCTTAAACTCAAACAAAAAAAAGTTTTAGTCGTTGCGTGTGACCTTCAGCGTTTAGCTGCAGTTGAGCAATTACGTCAGCTTTGTTCAGCAAATGAGATTGATCTTTACTCGGAAGATACAAGTGCAAATCCCGTAGCTATCGCTAAAAATGCGATGAAAAAAGCCAAAGAAGGCTTGTATGATGTCGTTTTAATCGATACCGCAGGTCGTTTAGCCATTGATGTTGAACTTATGGAACAACTCGAAGCAATTAAAAAAGAAGTCACTCCTGATGAAATCTTTTACGTTGCAGATTCCATGACGGGACAAGATGCTGTTAAAAGTGCGGTGACTTTCCATGAGAAGATTACGCTCAGTGGTGTCATTTTAAGTAAATTTGATGGTGATGGTAAAGGTGGCGTAGCACTTGGTATTGCTGAGCAGACCAATGTACCACTTCGATTTATCGGTGTAGGTGAAAAAGTTGCGGATTTAGAGCACTTTATTCCTGATCGTATTGTGAGTCGTTTGATGGGCGAGGGTGATCTTGAAACCTTGGCTGAAAAAACGAGTGCTATTATCGATGAGAAGCAAGCAAAGGCACTGACTAAAAAGATTAAAAAAGGTGAATTTAACTTCAACGACTTTTTAGAGCAGATGGAGCAGATGAAAAAGCTTGGTAGTATGAAGTCATTAATCGGGATGATCCCTGGACTTTCTCAAATGGCAGGCAAGCTTCAAGATGTTGATATGGAAAATTCCGTTGAGATGAAACGTATTAAAGCGATGATAGGCTCAATGACAAAAAAAGAGCGTGAAGATCCAGAATTACTCAATAACAGTCGAAAAAGAAGAATTGCAGAAGGCTCAGGACTTTCACAAGTGGAAGTCAATCGTTTCTTAAAGCAGTTTGGAAATGCTGCGAAGATGGCTAAAAAGTTCTCTGGTAAAAAGGGAATGCAAGATCTTCAAAATATGCTTTCACAAAGTAAACACGCACACCTTCGTTAA
- a CDS encoding RluA family pseudouridine synthase has protein sequence MEKAYKLLALQEGISNRAAKDLIDRGVVYSAGKKVSVARGELSETTKFKVEKIAPIKVIFEDEFIMAVDKPAFMTSEEIAEIKKLPLLHRLDRETSGVLLLTKDDEFRKKAVIAFKKREVQKEYLAIVESKIVEPLEINAPIMTIKKGNTAYSKISSDGKEAISHIEPLMIEGKRSKIKVRIETGRTHQIRVHLKSIGASILGDTEYGGRPHKRLMLHASKIMLLGYIFQTKEPEDFIKFSL, from the coding sequence ATGGAAAAAGCATATAAATTATTAGCCCTTCAAGAGGGAATCTCAAATCGAGCAGCTAAAGATTTGATTGATCGTGGCGTTGTCTATTCTGCGGGCAAAAAAGTAAGCGTGGCACGTGGTGAACTTAGCGAAACCACCAAATTTAAAGTTGAAAAAATTGCACCTATCAAAGTTATTTTTGAAGACGAATTCATTATGGCAGTGGATAAACCAGCCTTTATGACTTCCGAAGAGATTGCGGAGATAAAAAAATTACCTCTTTTGCACAGGTTAGATCGTGAAACAAGTGGTGTTTTACTCTTAACTAAAGATGATGAGTTTCGCAAAAAAGCGGTTATTGCTTTTAAAAAACGCGAAGTTCAAAAAGAGTATCTTGCTATCGTTGAATCTAAAATCGTTGAGCCCCTCGAAATCAATGCTCCTATCATGACGATTAAAAAAGGTAATACGGCTTACAGTAAGATCAGCTCCGATGGTAAAGAAGCCATCAGTCATATTGAGCCTTTGATGATTGAGGGAAAACGTTCAAAAATCAAAGTACGCATCGAGACAGGTAGAACACATCAAATTAGGGTGCACCTTAAAAGCATTGGCGCTTCTATCTTAGGAGATACCGAATACGGCGGACGTCCTCATAAGCGTTTGATGTTACATGCTTCTAAAATCATGTTGTTAGGCTACATTTTTCAAACAAAAGAACCTGAAGATTTTATTAAATTTAGTCTTTGA
- the waaA gene encoding lipid IV(A) 3-deoxy-D-manno-octulosonic acid transferase: MSFFYYFLATLLYLAALPYLMYLRFKPKYHDSIPARFFLNNNPSFTEGGIWFHACSFGEVRSLSPFIDKIESSSVRISVITQTGYKEASKHSSAQVRYLPFEIFLPFWMRKQKVLIVMEAELWPLLFIVAKAKKIKTVLLNARISDNSYASYQRFSWLYRWIFKHIDLVFAQSIEDEQRLKSLGAKAVHVSGNIKAFSAYEVTHVYPKAMDKRVIVMASTHEQEEALILSRLTLRSNDQLIVVPRHPERFAKVDQLLREYALDEGKTYTRLSQDSRLDSDIILCDKMGELINLYAIADVVILGGSFVDGIGGHNPLEPAYFGVKIISGEFIFNQKVLFEAVENIITCKVENLKNVFDSIEDYPKSTISHRSDIAPLLEQILGS; the protein is encoded by the coding sequence TTGAGCTTTTTTTACTACTTTTTGGCAACGTTGCTTTACCTTGCAGCGTTGCCATATCTGATGTACCTTCGCTTTAAGCCCAAATATCATGACTCTATTCCAGCACGCTTTTTTTTGAATAATAATCCTAGCTTTACTGAAGGTGGTATTTGGTTTCATGCATGCTCCTTTGGTGAAGTGCGTTCTTTAAGTCCTTTTATTGATAAAATTGAGTCATCATCTGTTCGTATCAGTGTTATCACACAAACAGGATATAAAGAAGCGTCTAAACATTCTTCTGCGCAGGTACGTTATCTGCCTTTTGAAATCTTTTTGCCTTTTTGGATGCGAAAACAAAAAGTATTGATTGTGATGGAAGCCGAGCTTTGGCCCCTTCTTTTTATCGTTGCAAAAGCTAAGAAAATAAAAACTGTTTTACTGAATGCTCGTATTTCTGATAACTCGTATGCGTCTTATCAACGCTTTTCTTGGCTATACCGTTGGATATTTAAGCACATTGACCTTGTATTTGCCCAAAGCATTGAAGATGAGCAGCGACTTAAAAGTTTGGGTGCAAAAGCGGTTCATGTGAGTGGCAACATTAAAGCATTTAGCGCGTATGAAGTGACCCATGTTTATCCTAAAGCGATGGATAAAAGAGTGATCGTTATGGCGAGTACGCATGAGCAAGAAGAAGCATTGATTTTATCACGTTTGACATTACGCTCAAACGATCAGCTCATTGTCGTACCAAGACATCCAGAGCGTTTTGCAAAAGTCGATCAGCTCTTAAGGGAGTATGCGCTTGATGAGGGCAAAACATATACTCGGTTATCGCAAGACTCTAGGTTAGATTCTGATATTATTTTGTGCGATAAAATGGGGGAGCTCATCAACCTTTACGCTATTGCCGATGTGGTGATTTTGGGTGGCTCCTTTGTGGATGGTATCGGTGGGCATAACCCGTTAGAACCAGCTTATTTTGGGGTTAAAATTATAAGTGGTGAATTTATTTTCAATCAAAAAGTACTTTTTGAAGCGGTGGAAAATATCATTACATGTAAAGTTGAAAATTTAAAAAACGTTTTTGATAGTATTGAGGATTATCCAAAAAGTACTATCTCTCACCGTAGTGACATTGCGCCACTACTAGAGCAAATATTAGGAAGTTAA
- a CDS encoding zinc ribbon domain-containing protein, which produces MNKYLEQLIELSKLDKEIDDFGPRITKVEKMLKLSLDKERDLKLQAESFQADIADAKLKKSKNESHLAELSAKLKDIAKKSSLVKTAKEIKALQLEEEISKEQCDFANDEINRLDKIIDLKQTNIAGLQEKIAEAVKEAEEIKASIDSQIQQIDEERKNVYQSKDELVLQMSQKILTFYQKIRKWAENTTVVPVKKQACYGCFMRMNDKTYASVLKQDDIVTCPHCGRILYKEIEEEARA; this is translated from the coding sequence ATGAATAAGTATTTAGAACAGTTAATTGAGCTTTCAAAGTTAGACAAAGAGATCGACGATTTTGGTCCACGTATTACCAAAGTTGAGAAAATGTTGAAGCTTTCTTTAGATAAAGAGAGAGATTTAAAACTCCAAGCAGAGTCTTTCCAAGCGGATATCGCAGATGCAAAACTCAAAAAATCAAAAAATGAATCACACCTAGCGGAACTTTCAGCAAAGCTTAAAGACATCGCTAAAAAAAGCTCTTTAGTTAAAACAGCCAAAGAGATCAAAGCACTTCAACTTGAAGAAGAAATTTCAAAAGAACAATGTGATTTTGCCAATGATGAAATTAACCGTTTAGATAAAATTATTGATCTTAAACAAACCAATATTGCAGGATTGCAAGAAAAAATTGCTGAGGCTGTTAAAGAAGCTGAAGAGATCAAAGCATCTATTGATTCACAGATTCAACAAATCGATGAAGAACGCAAAAATGTTTACCAATCAAAAGATGAACTTGTTTTACAGATGAGCCAAAAAATCTTGACATTTTACCAAAAAATTAGAAAATGGGCTGAGAACACAACCGTTGTTCCTGTAAAAAAACAGGCATGTTATGGTTGTTTTATGAGAATGAATGACAAAACCTATGCAAGTGTTTTAAAACAAGATGATATCGTTACGTGCCCACATTGTGGTCGTATCTTATACAAAGAGATAGAAGAGGAAGCTAGGGCGTAA
- a CDS encoding Nif3-like dinuclear metal center hexameric protein: MRLGEIYDFLDALSPFSTQASWDNSGLLIGSRDDEIAQIYLSLDVDSALLEEVVENSLIITHHPLIFSGLKQLNFAKYPSNLIQTMVQKKISLIAMHTNFDLSHLNAYVASKLGFVVSESKEFVAYCDVNQSFDDLALHVKRILGIENLRLVRAKEWIGRCAITTGSGGDLISKIDADCFLSGDLKYHQAMEAKENNLSLIDIGHFESERYFPECLANYLKNLPLKAIMSNSKNPFEYK, encoded by the coding sequence ATGCGCTTAGGCGAAATTTACGATTTTTTAGATGCGTTAAGTCCTTTTTCCACGCAAGCCAGTTGGGATAATAGTGGACTATTGATCGGAAGCAGAGATGATGAGATAGCCCAAATCTACCTTAGTCTTGATGTTGATAGTGCGCTTTTAGAAGAAGTGGTTGAGAACTCACTGATTATAACGCATCATCCTCTGATCTTTAGTGGGCTAAAACAGCTTAATTTTGCGAAATACCCTTCCAATTTGATCCAAACGATGGTTCAAAAAAAGATTAGTTTGATTGCCATGCATACTAACTTTGATCTCTCCCATCTCAATGCGTATGTAGCTTCCAAACTGGGCTTTGTGGTGAGTGAAAGCAAGGAATTTGTGGCTTATTGTGATGTGAATCAAAGTTTTGATGATTTAGCGTTACATGTAAAGCGTATTTTAGGCATTGAAAATTTACGTTTAGTGAGAGCGAAAGAATGGATTGGACGTTGTGCCATTACCACAGGTTCAGGAGGTGATCTCATCTCCAAAATTGATGCCGATTGTTTCTTAAGTGGTGACCTAAAGTATCACCAAGCAATGGAAGCAAAAGAAAATAATCTCTCATTAATTGACATTGGGCACTTTGAGTCCGAGCGCTATTTTCCAGAGTGTTTGGCTAATTATTTGAAAAATTTGCCATTAAAGGCTATAATGTCAAATTCTAAAAATCCGTTTGAGTATAAATAG
- the glyQ gene encoding glycine--tRNA ligase subunit alpha gives MLTFSQMLLNLQTFWQDQGCTIVQPYDMPAGAGTFHNATFLRSLSSKPWATAYVAPSRRPTDGRYGENPNRLGSYYQFQVLIKPSPDNIQELYLKSLEMLGLDIKKHDIRFVEDNWESPTLGAWGLGWEVWLDGMEVTQFTYFQQVGGIPCNPVSVEITYGVERLAMYLQEKESVFDLVWNENQFGVTTYGDVHKQSEYEFSKYNFEIANVAMLFEHFENAQVECKRCLEENLPLPAYDYCLMASHTFNVLDARKAISVTQRQNYILKIRELAKGCAVKYKEVVG, from the coding sequence GTGTTAACCTTTAGTCAAATGCTTTTAAACCTCCAAACTTTTTGGCAAGATCAAGGCTGTACCATTGTTCAGCCGTATGACATGCCTGCAGGTGCTGGTACATTTCACAATGCAACCTTTTTAAGAAGCTTAAGTAGCAAACCTTGGGCAACGGCTTATGTCGCGCCAAGTCGCAGACCAACGGACGGAAGATACGGTGAAAATCCAAACCGTTTGGGAAGTTACTATCAGTTTCAAGTGCTCATCAAACCAAGTCCCGATAACATTCAAGAGCTTTACCTTAAAAGCCTTGAAATGCTTGGACTTGACATCAAAAAACATGACATCCGCTTTGTCGAAGACAACTGGGAATCTCCTACGCTTGGGGCATGGGGGCTTGGTTGGGAAGTCTGGTTGGATGGTATGGAAGTGACTCAGTTTACTTATTTCCAGCAAGTTGGTGGCATCCCTTGTAACCCAGTCTCTGTTGAAATTACGTACGGTGTTGAGCGCTTGGCCATGTATTTGCAAGAGAAAGAGTCCGTCTTTGATCTTGTCTGGAACGAAAACCAATTTGGTGTGACAACGTACGGTGATGTACACAAACAAAGTGAGTATGAATTTAGTAAATACAATTTTGAAATCGCCAATGTTGCTATGTTATTTGAACACTTTGAAAATGCACAAGTCGAATGTAAGCGTTGTTTAGAGGAAAATTTACCGTTGCCTGCGTATGATTATTGCTTGATGGCTTCGCATACGTTTAACGTCCTTGATGCACGTAAAGCGATCTCGGTCACGCAACGTCAAAACTACATCCTTAAAATTCGTGAACTTGCCAAAGGGTGTGCGGTTAAATACAAAGAAGTGGTAGGTTGA
- a CDS encoding DUF3972 domain-containing protein, with protein MNSWLEIEEFSKLVNLDISAIRSLIDEGKLISKEEEGQCFVEVSRSAHALIPATRGIVLDESYEGSSVTMSSEFVEKTVGAILSLHEKVLDAKEETLDALKGENRFLKEALFSMQELCDEDRKVIETLTKQLELLRDELEFTKRKYKMMWNKAVEGYTPPVK; from the coding sequence ATGAACAGTTGGTTGGAGATTGAAGAGTTTAGTAAATTAGTCAATTTGGATATTTCTGCCATCAGGTCACTCATTGATGAGGGAAAATTGATATCCAAAGAAGAAGAGGGGCAATGCTTTGTCGAGGTGAGCCGAAGTGCGCATGCACTCATTCCAGCAACAAGAGGAATTGTGCTTGATGAGTCATACGAAGGCTCTTCTGTAACAATGAGTTCAGAGTTTGTTGAAAAAACAGTTGGGGCGATTTTAAGCCTGCATGAAAAAGTTTTGGATGCCAAAGAGGAGACGCTTGATGCCCTCAAAGGCGAGAATCGCTTTTTAAAAGAGGCACTGTTTTCAATGCAAGAGCTTTGCGATGAAGATCGTAAAGTCATTGAAACGCTGACAAAGCAGCTTGAATTGTTACGCGATGAACTTGAATTTACCAAGAGAAAATATAAAATGATGTGGAATAAAGCGGTGGAAGGTTATACCCCACCGGTTAAATAA